One Pseudomonas fluorescens genomic region harbors:
- the pyk gene encoding pyruvate kinase, which yields MTPDKKVKILATLGPAVDGIEDIRELVEAGVNIFRLNFSHGDHADHAKRYQSIREVERQLNYPLGILMDLQGPKLRVGKFADGKVQLHRGQAFRLDLDATPGDERRVNLPHPEIIAALEAGMDLLLDDGKLRLRVVTKYADAIDTTVLNGGELSDRKGVNVPQAVLDLSPLTAKDRRDLSFGLELGVDWVALSFVQRPQDIVEARALIGDKAFLMAKIEKPSAVEQLREIAELSDAIMVARGDLGVEVPAESVPQIQKNIITTCRELGKPVVVATQMLESMRFSPAPTRAEVTDVANAVAEGADAVMLSAETASGEYPLEAVQMMSKIIRQVENGPDYQTQLDVSRPKAEATVSDAISCAIRRISNVLPVAVLVNYSESGASTLRAARERPKAPILNLTPNLQTARRLSVAWGIHSVVNDRLRQVDEVCSTALEIAQAQGMAERGDTLLITAGVPFGQPGSTNSLRIETLI from the coding sequence ATGACGCCTGATAAAAAGGTCAAAATCCTCGCCACCCTCGGGCCTGCTGTCGACGGCATCGAAGACATCCGCGAGCTGGTCGAGGCCGGCGTGAACATTTTCCGGCTGAACTTCAGCCACGGCGATCACGCCGACCACGCCAAGCGCTATCAATCGATCCGCGAAGTCGAGCGCCAGCTCAATTACCCGCTGGGCATCCTGATGGATTTGCAGGGGCCGAAACTGCGCGTCGGCAAATTCGCTGACGGTAAGGTGCAGCTTCATCGCGGCCAGGCGTTCCGTCTGGATCTCGATGCGACGCCGGGCGATGAACGTCGGGTAAATCTTCCACATCCGGAGATCATCGCCGCGCTTGAAGCGGGCATGGATCTACTGCTCGACGACGGCAAACTGCGCCTGCGCGTGGTCACAAAGTACGCTGATGCGATCGACACCACTGTCCTCAACGGCGGCGAATTGTCGGACCGCAAAGGCGTGAATGTGCCGCAAGCGGTGCTGGACCTCAGCCCGTTGACCGCCAAGGATCGCCGCGATCTAAGCTTCGGGCTGGAGCTGGGCGTGGACTGGGTTGCGCTGTCGTTCGTGCAGCGCCCGCAGGATATCGTCGAAGCCCGCGCGTTGATCGGCGACAAGGCGTTCCTGATGGCGAAAATAGAGAAGCCATCGGCCGTCGAGCAGCTGCGCGAAATTGCTGAATTGAGCGACGCGATCATGGTCGCTCGCGGCGATCTCGGCGTAGAAGTGCCGGCCGAAAGCGTGCCGCAGATTCAGAAAAACATCATCACCACCTGCCGCGAACTGGGCAAACCGGTGGTGGTGGCAACGCAGATGCTCGAGTCGATGCGCTTCTCCCCTGCCCCGACCCGCGCCGAAGTCACCGACGTTGCCAACGCCGTGGCGGAAGGTGCCGATGCGGTGATGTTGTCAGCGGAAACTGCCTCCGGCGAATACCCGCTGGAAGCCGTGCAGATGATGAGCAAGATTATCCGCCAAGTGGAAAACGGTCCGGATTATCAAACTCAACTCGACGTCAGCCGACCGAAAGCCGAGGCAACCGTCTCCGATGCGATCAGTTGCGCGATCCGCCGGATCAGCAACGTGCTGCCGGTCGCGGTATTGGTGAATTACAGCGAGTCGGGCGCGTCAACGCTGCGTGCGGCGCGGGAACGGCCGAAAGCGCCGATTCTCAACCTGACACCGAACCTGCAAACGGCACGGCGCTTGAGCGTGGCCTGGGGCATTCATTCGGTGGTCAACGATCGCCTGCGTCAGGTCGACGAAGTCTGCTCGACCGCGCTGGAAATCGCCCAGGCGCAAGGCATGGCCGAGCGTGGTGACACTTTGCTGATCACCGCCGGCGTGCCGTTTGGCCAGCCGGGGTCGACCAATTCGCTGCGTATCGAGACGTTGATCTAA
- a CDS encoding urea transporter: MPANHFNTHCPDWAEALLNGFSQIFFQRHPLCGLLCLLAILLTAPVLFAGALLGGVAGLLTAQRRNYAKADRQAGLFSYNGVLLGLLVSLYFPWSPLLPPLILAAGGLSAMLTQQWLKHVYRSRAIPAYTSPFVVISWVLLLFAEPSAPMANIDLNTANALSAELRGFGQVMFLDHPLAGALIACGLLIADRRAFCWALLASAIGLGSSLLHHEMSAALLGLGSYNAVLAALAFSAQRQQPWLPLLGIVLALLVTPLFAAIGLATLTAPFILACWLIRAGIQMLGKASLAHEPCAHGENQPRLR, encoded by the coding sequence ATGCCTGCCAATCATTTCAATACCCACTGCCCCGACTGGGCCGAGGCTTTGCTCAACGGTTTCAGTCAGATTTTCTTCCAGCGTCATCCGCTGTGCGGCCTGCTGTGCCTGTTGGCGATTCTGCTGACGGCGCCGGTGCTGTTCGCCGGAGCGCTACTCGGCGGCGTCGCCGGTTTGCTCACCGCGCAACGGCGCAACTACGCCAAGGCTGATCGCCAGGCCGGGCTGTTCAGCTACAACGGTGTTTTGCTCGGCTTGCTGGTGAGCCTGTATTTCCCTTGGTCGCCCTTGCTTCCGCCACTGATTCTTGCGGCCGGAGGATTGAGTGCGATGTTGACGCAGCAATGGCTCAAACACGTTTACCGCAGCCGCGCCATACCGGCCTACACCTCGCCGTTCGTGGTGATTAGCTGGGTGCTGTTGCTGTTCGCCGAACCGTCCGCACCGATGGCAAACATCGACCTGAACACGGCGAATGCTCTGAGCGCTGAACTGCGCGGATTCGGCCAGGTGATGTTTCTCGATCATCCGCTGGCCGGAGCGCTGATTGCCTGCGGTTTGCTGATCGCTGATCGTCGTGCTTTCTGTTGGGCGCTGCTGGCTTCGGCGATCGGCCTGGGCTCCAGTCTGTTGCATCACGAGATGTCCGCCGCGCTGCTCGGGCTGGGCAGTTACAACGCCGTGCTCGCCGCACTCGCCTTCAGCGCGCAACGGCAACAACCGTGGCTGCCGCTGCTCGGTATCGTGCTGGCACTGCTGGTCACGCCGCTGTTTGCAGCCATTGGTCTCGCGACCTTGACCGCGCCGTTCATTCTCGCTTGCTGGCTGATCCGCGCCGGCATCCAGATGCTCGGCAAAGCGTCACTTGCGCATGAGCCTTGCGCTCACGGGGAGAATCAACCTAGGCTGCGCTGA